A window of the Candidatus Cloacimonadota bacterium genome harbors these coding sequences:
- a CDS encoding polyhydroxyalkanoic acid system family protein, whose translation MKIIHKHNVPQDYAKQKIENNFTDLISNLPNGIKIKKIERWWNDYELDFSFKVYKGFFSLPISGKIIVEKEAVVFDIELPALISEDMIREVIAENLKDLF comes from the coding sequence ATGAAAATCATTCACAAACACAATGTTCCGCAGGATTATGCAAAGCAAAAAATCGAAAATAATTTCACCGATTTAATTAGTAATTTACCGAACGGAATCAAGATAAAAAAGATTGAGCGATGGTGGAACGACTATGAACTTGATTTCTCCTTTAAAGTTTATAAGGGATTTTTCAGTCTTCCAATATCCGGTAAGATCATCGTGGAGAAAGAAGCTGTTGTTTTCGATATCGAATTACCTGCTCTAATCTCGGAGGATATGATTAGGGAAGTGATTGCAGAAAATCTTAAGGATTTATTTTAA
- a CDS encoding C45 family autoproteolytic acyltransferase/hydrolase, with protein sequence MKNRNLSKVSVMVFLFVAILVSGCSKYYGVKKSSVLIEEGVTSLNFPKNSLHELDSAFEKDGYKIVELTTFQGKRGMKAISKTANNYESKKKKAIYYVEGTGYQMGFLLGRLAYDKIHLMTDDFLNGIIPAFLNPGMSKKSKNIFWEMFMNDIKRNDKKMSKEIPQELLDEMKGIVDGCKKANPNSKVTFDDIFTLNVGIDYILSIVYNVEGLWKRVPGIEVHPLRMPILCNAFSVFGNATVDGKHYYGRDFMFPTEDVFQKTACMIIYNPDSQKNEKKRLPMVAVTAPGFVGSITAMNSDGIAAGVDMVVGANVNFKNPGFNSLLLVRHVGHNATSADSAVKIIENANRGVTWLYSIADGKNDEAVIVEAGMKPEVEIDPLDYPSDYLFKKNLLPDSAFIEKNLKSKISAGLVARWHNFEYPDTFLTFNKKLFANFDKPYRDSMFAVTGFIDSSHTAKALPHSYYFAPQRENKDDCVLSTNNFVAPQMRFFAMNDWSEKVLSKHVDDSQWRYDALNKLLLTNYGNIDFDKARDIIDFLAPNGKYYPNFYQKTNKSDYFYQSIPSSDGKTMQIFGATSICDLTDQIIFSHFGYFKDEWIKVTLPDYVK encoded by the coding sequence ATGAAAAATCGAAATTTAAGTAAAGTAAGTGTTATGGTTTTTTTGTTTGTGGCAATTCTGGTTAGCGGGTGCTCAAAATATTACGGAGTGAAAAAAAGTTCTGTGTTGATAGAAGAAGGGGTTACAAGTTTAAATTTCCCCAAAAATTCTTTGCACGAATTGGATTCTGCGTTTGAAAAGGATGGATATAAAATAGTAGAACTAACCACTTTTCAAGGAAAAAGGGGAATGAAAGCCATTAGCAAAACCGCCAATAATTACGAAAGTAAAAAGAAAAAAGCAATTTATTACGTTGAGGGAACAGGCTATCAGATGGGATTTTTGCTTGGCAGATTGGCTTATGATAAAATTCACTTGATGACAGACGATTTTTTAAATGGGATCATACCAGCATTTTTGAATCCGGGAATGTCCAAAAAATCGAAAAACATTTTTTGGGAAATGTTTATGAATGATATTAAGCGGAATGATAAAAAAATGAGCAAAGAAATTCCTCAAGAACTCTTAGATGAGATGAAAGGAATTGTTGATGGTTGTAAAAAAGCAAATCCCAATTCAAAAGTAACCTTTGACGATATATTTACCCTTAATGTTGGAATTGATTATATCCTTTCAATCGTTTACAATGTAGAGGGTTTATGGAAGCGTGTCCCGGGTATAGAAGTTCATCCTCTTCGGATGCCAATATTATGTAATGCGTTTTCAGTTTTCGGGAATGCTACTGTGGACGGGAAGCATTATTACGGCAGGGATTTTATGTTTCCCACAGAAGATGTTTTTCAGAAAACAGCGTGTATGATCATCTATAATCCTGATTCTCAGAAAAACGAGAAAAAACGTCTGCCTATGGTGGCTGTAACTGCCCCCGGATTTGTGGGTTCTATTACTGCGATGAACAGCGATGGAATTGCCGCAGGAGTGGATATGGTTGTGGGAGCAAATGTGAATTTTAAAAATCCGGGATTTAACTCATTGCTTTTGGTTCGGCATGTCGGACATAATGCCACCTCTGCTGATTCTGCTGTAAAGATCATCGAAAATGCTAATCGAGGAGTAACCTGGTTATATTCAATTGCAGATGGGAAAAACGATGAGGCTGTAATCGTGGAAGCAGGTATGAAACCTGAAGTAGAAATAGATCCACTTGATTATCCGTCCGATTATTTATTTAAGAAAAACTTGCTTCCGGATAGTGCATTCATTGAGAAAAATTTGAAATCGAAAATTTCCGCCGGATTGGTTGCGAGATGGCACAATTTTGAATACCCGGATACATTTTTAACTTTTAACAAAAAATTGTTTGCAAATTTCGATAAACCTTACCGGGACAGTATGTTTGCTGTTACAGGTTTTATTGATTCATCTCATACGGCGAAAGCTCTTCCCCATTCATATTATTTCGCTCCCCAGCGGGAAAATAAGGATGATTGTGTTTTATCAACCAATAATTTTGTTGCTCCTCAAATGAGATTTTTTGCAATGAACGATTGGAGTGAAAAAGTCTTGTCAAAGCATGTTGATGATTCTCAGTGGCGATATGACGCACTGAACAAATTGCTCCTGACGAATTATGGAAATATAGATTTTGATAAGGCAAGAGACATCATAGATTTTTTGGCTCCCAATGGAAAATATTATCCGAACTTCTACCAAAAAACGAATAAGAGTGATTATTTTTATCAATCAATTCCCAGCTCAGACGGAAAAACAATGCAGATATTTGGAGCAACTTCGATCTGTGATCTAACTGATCAAATAATTTTCAGTCATTTCGGCTATTTTAAAGATGAATGGATAAAAGTAACTTTACCGGATTATGTGAAATAA